The sequence AGTATATCGACCAACTTCATGTTAAGAAGAcgaataaaattaaaatatatttactacaGTATAACTCATTTTTCGACAATGAACCAAGCACTCTTTTTAACATAAAGAGCAGTAACTCTTGTCCATGAAATGCTATAATCTATTTCTAAATGTGGTTGGTATTGTACAAAGACATACAATCAAGTTAATTAgttttttaatgttaatgaCTAGATCTAGATCTTGTATAAACTACATTTCATTACGTTAAGAGTAAAgttaattttgtgtttattagcaAGACACAAAACAATTGAATTACATATGGTATTCTTCTATTTTAGTTCTGTGTTAAATATCGCCGATAAGATTAAATTGGATTAGCAGTTTCACTGAcagtaatattatatatataatcattctGTAGTGTTAAATGTTGTTTCACGGCATATCAAACGTTTCTACTACCTAATATATCgtttaaacataaataaaacataaattcaaatattaaatcCATGCATTTTCTTTGTCAAATCAACAAATTATGTATTAGAAGTTTATGTTCTTCAAACTAAATGAACAGCCATTGGCTATAGCTCCATGCACCAACAATATAATGAACACAGGTCGATAAGTTTTGTTATGAGTCTATGATAACCCACATTAGTGCACAACTGCTGTTTGTGTCTATAACTGAAGGTACTTACTAGGCACTGAGTCTGTATCAATATCGTATATATACAATAAGTAAACACATACTTAACTTAAAGTTTTTCCGCACAGGTAATTAACATTTCGAATTTCTCTTGTTTTATCTGACATATTGATTTGCGATTTACAGTAGAAATAAATTCTAAagcattttttttccaaaagtaCAGACAAGAAAAAATAGTTCGAAACCAACATATAAAATAGCCGCCATCGAAAAAGAGGCATAGGTTTTAGTTGATGGAACATTAGGTGCGTTCGAAATTCTTGTTATAGATTGATAAATACGATTAATAAATTTCAATGCCATAATAAACGCATCAGACCCTGCTTTGTCATATATGTAAAATCAATAGGACGGAAGCTCTTGAGATTCCGACGATGGATATGACATTGATATTGTGTCCTAAATTGTAGCCCTGTTGGCAGAGATTTTGACTTAAATATTCAGCATTATGAAATATTAGATATACATACGTACCATAAACATGCTGTGTTCATGTACGTAATCCTGTGATTTGGAGATTGGCTGACGTAGGTATCGTCTGGCAGCACTGAGGTCGTCAAGGTCAGAATAACTACGGTGCATTTGTGGTAGAGAAGGTAGTGCCCTGAAGTATATAGAACAAACCGTTGAATGAATCAATTTCTTTgatatgttcaatgtaaatcactttctattttttaaatttacaagAATTTTGATTTCAATCGTATTTATATTTGCTGACTTaaatttcagcaaaaaaataataaaaaaactaacatCGCAACGAATTGCACACCAACACTACTTACTGGAATCAACTAAGaaataaaatcttaatatgCATTGGTTCTGAAAATCTTAAAATCATTTATTCTTACTTCATTCTTGTTACTAGTTTTTATTTACTAGTTTTTAGCAGCTCTACTTAGGTAGTTTCTTAAGGATTCCCAATATCAATAGCTTTTACGAATGTGTGCACACTTAATCATtgattgacatttttttattaacaaaGCATGATAGTTTGCTATCCGTAGTGCTAATTTGCTCACAACTGCCCTACCTAGGTGACATGTTTCCGCCTCCAGGCACCCATCTCTGTGCGTAGGGGTTTGGTAGGTAGGTTTGCGTTGACATCGGGAGTTTTGTCTGACCGAATGTGTAAGTGGTCTCACGTCTTGGACGCATGTGTTGAGGGGGGATCATGGGGAGAGTGCCGTTCAATGCCATCATGCGGTATATAAAAGCTTTATCTAGAGAAAAATATAATTGGGAGActcattattaaaaaaacatattcaaaAGTGTTTTTTCACAATAAATACTAGAGGAAATATGATATGGTAACTGATAATTGCAAATACAAATTTGGTGACTTCTTATCAAAATAGTTTCATTAAAAACTTATCAAAAAGTGTTGTATGATAGTAAATATCAAaggaaatacaaaaatgtaactagtacaatgtaattacaaatACTATTGTTTATGGGAGAAAACTTCTatatgtggaagctaatgagatCGTTGTCTGCAATGTAGCGTTTGGAAAAGTTTGATCTGCATCGTTAGCATTTTAAGAgaattggaaataaaatgttataataacCATGGACATCAAATGGTGGTGCCAAACTCAGCTCAAGCTTAGCCATTTCCATATCTATACTAAACTCAGTTGACAGATATAGTCAACACGGcaatttctatttaaaatatattgtacaatatatgtcacttttacaaacaaacacaatCGAGAGAACAATTGCAAAATGTgaagtgaaatgaaatgaaaatgacattTATTAATGTTTACCGAACACCTCCGTAGCGCTAACGTCAAGTATTAGTCACGTACATGAATAATTTAATCCGCTTATATTCCataattgtatacatttatattccAGGCAATGCACAATCTATTCACAGTTTCCGTAATATCTACTTTAATCGTATTTAAAATCCATAACTCACAAATATAACGAGCACGTTTAATCCATTCGCTATATTGACTACCATTctataatatattgtaataaGGTTAGACTTTAAAACATACAGTTacagttatatttcatatgtaatatACTATGCATGTAGCTATAAACATATAGTCATCACGGGCAGATAACCACAGCTGATCATAGTGATATTATACTTATAAATTCAAACTCATTTACTCTTTCATTATCAATAGGACACTTACCGTAATTACTGTTTAAGTTAAAGCCTCGCGTAACCATGATTTAACGACGTTCCAATTAGGAATACTTAAAGGATACTTACCGTAATCACTAGCAGCGTTAATCCACGATTGTAGTTCAGGAACAAAGGTCATAGGAGGTCCACGTGTTATTTCCTGTAGGTAAAATATAAAAGGTTACAATTGATTTCCATATAGGTGCATTTATTGTCgtgttttttaacttaaaagaCGACAAAGGTTTTCAAACTCAGTCTTGCGCAGCTGTCAATGGCGGAAGTACAATATGTTAGTGCGACGCCAGTTGTTAACTTTGAATGTATGATCGGTTACGTCATATTCTGTATGGTGCATGTGTTCATACATTAACTTATATCATACAAGTTCATTCAGCCTCGTTCAACTATTGTAGAAGTTCACAATATGTCCATACAGCCTTGTATATCTATCCaaaaatgtccactacattctTAGTGTTGCCATATTTTTCTTACGCCTTGTaccattatttttataatatgcCTGTTGTATCGTATGTCCATCAAACCTGTTACAGTATGTTCTAGAATTATTTAACCGTACTGAGCTCTAAGCTGTCTCCTTTTGAGCTTACCTTTCAAAGTATCACCAAAAAACCTTAAAAATATGGTGTTCATTtagaatagaaaaataacataatactAATTCATATATGACACACAATGATTTCAAAACACCAGTTTTTAAATGGAACACTTGTACAAACAAGAACATTTTATAACAATGATATCTTCCTTACAAATACTTCTTTTTGAATccgtaaaatatgttttatttaccaGCTATGCCATTTTGTCTTTTGCAATGCATTGTCACATTGAAATGTTTCTGAATATGTTATCTATATGGAAGTGCCGTAACGGGTATTTAGGGCTAGTGGCTTTATGGAAAGTCAATCTGCACGCAGTTTTCGAAATAATGTCTATTGGAAACGACACTCACGCATTAACATAACTACCTATTGGTTTTATGATAACTATATTTCGAATATTTGAACTGTTATCCCATATATCCAACCGTCTCTCAACTGAAATTTCTTGGGAGAAGCGACAAATAGTAAAGCTTCCCAAATGTTGGATAGGCAAAAGCATACCAGAAATCATACACATACTCTTAATTATTAAGATGTGTTATCAAAACAACTTGATTATTTTCTTAGATAAGTCACCTTGTTCTGTGCCTTCAACGGTTGCAACCAATTCCTATGAAATATTTTCTCCGTGAAATCAAGTATCAAATGCATCCATAACACCTTTCAACACAAGATCTATGAACCATCTTCTTTCCTAACTTTGTACAGTATGAGCTTGTTAATAGACATATCCTACGTTTGACTTGCCTCTCAAACAGACAATGCCAAATAACTTCCCCCGACAAATCTCTCACATCATCAATATTCACCTAGATTATTCACACGGGTGTATTTAACAGGGTAATATATACTTACCTTCTAGTGTCAACGAGAATTTAACTACCGGTCTGTTATTTCCCACTATCAAATACGCACTTATCATATCCAAGGTGTCGTAAGATTACACATTTTACGATCAGATACCAACAATAAAACACCAAGTATCACCTTACCTGATGATAGCTGTTTACATTTTCACACGAATGTTGCAATCACGTCGAGCTATCAACAAAAATGATCCCACACGACCAATGCTAGCGACACTTGTAATCGATGCCAGTCGCGAATGCAGGTCAAATGTGATTTGGCACTTCAGTAGTCTTAACGCCTAGGCGTATGTTAAAGTCTTTATGAATGGTCAATGGTTTTGGTTTGATAGACGTTTTTCTGTCAAGGTTCCAACAGGAGGTCCgttgataaattaatattatcCTCTTCCAGACTATTTCGTTAATACCGGATTAGGTTAATCTAACAATGATAAGCTTAATGATATATTGTCAAAAAGATATTTGTAGATATTTCTTTAAATGTCTTTATAATAAACCATTTTTTCCGATTCAGATATACGTATATTTAGAAGATATATCATCAGAATGTTTGAATTAGAAATTTATGtgaaaaacaacataaattatcaaaatgactttgataaaatattgaagCTCGATACCATGACAGAAGATCATAGGTTTCCTGTTTAGATTAATGCCTACCTTCCTGTCATCGCTTTGTATATGATATTCAAAGGAGATTTATATATCATAGCCTTATTTGAATGGCTTCTTACAATTAAAATACACAGTCTGCTACAGATGAATAGCATATACCTGTTAAGACAAAACAAGTACGCCAAGTCATGTTGAAGTACAACCTGTCTATTCTCTGTTGTTTTTGCGTATTCAAATATTCCTCGGTTTggttattttgtatgtattgttttaattcttTGTGATAATATTTTACGTTAGTATAAACTGGATCAAGTTGATACCGCAAACCAAAACATAGTAATAGTCAATGAAATTAACGCTCGaactgaaaaatgttttttaatatatacatgcagCTAGAAATACTATAAAATTTATCATTATGCATCTTGGTCGATCCAACAATGGACTtttgattatatacatatatatgtatctttGAAATTATTCAACAAAGgcacaaataataaatataaagtataaaaaatggcttgtttaattaatatatcaaaGTGGTTGAAATTATTTTCTACAATTAATTAGCGCACCTATGATATTCATTGACGTTTGATGGACTTTATTGAAAAGTAATATCTTAATTAAGTCTTTTATACAATTAAATTGACGTTTCGTTAATATTTCTGGACATTTGATAGACATTACTTTGGAGAAAAATCTCTAAGCCACCATATTGTAAAGTTAAGTCTTTTCTAGAACGTATTTGTTACCTCGTTAATATTCATGGACATTTGATGGACAATATGACAGAGAGAAATCTTTAAGCTAGCTTATTGTTTAGTTAAGTTGTTAATAAATCTTATCTCATTAGTACATCTTAGGTGTACAACAGGAACCAGATTAAGCCGTACAACTCGACCCTAACACCTATTTGACATTGCAATTAAAGGGCCAAGCCTCGGTCTATTGCTCCTACATTATCTCTGAATTGTGTATAATAGAAAAGTGTGGTggatatattcatattttatcaacatCAAGAATGTAAAGGTTCGAAAACAATACGCTAAGTAAACCACGGCCTTAATCTTCAATATATAGATTATGTTTTAACATAAGGTATTATCTACTGAAATAACAATTGTCGGGGCAAAGATTGCGGCGTTAATGCTTTTGAATTGTACGTGCTGAACTGAGAGTGATGTTAAAAGTGGTAAGAAGTAGACTATGTGATCTCGCATATTCAGACATCATATTTTCTCCACATTcctattttttttacttgtttgtaaattaccattttttttatctattttcctTTTGTGATACAGGTATTTTTAACAGGTGTCATAGacaattttataagaaaaaattCAATGTAACGTGTACAAAATTGTAAGGATTACGGGTTTATTTAATCTTAATATAacgataattgaaagtaaattaATTTGGGTTTTGTTATCATTCTTTTAAATTCTTCGAGGAGATATTTGGACGGAGAatgaaaaacattaatattGAAGCAAGTAATAAACCATGGTTCATATTGctaaagtaaataaattttgGAATATTCTTTACAGTTGATTAAACTCAAAGAACAAGAACGTAACATAAGTTTTAATGGTCTATCTTAAACCGGATATTCACAATCTGATGACGTAATGCACAACTCAAACCTTGATAATCTTTAGACATAACGGGTCAAGGTTCAAAAGCTACCTCCCTAAATCATACAGATAACATTGTTAACTTCGGAATTTGAATTAATGGCCATATGTCGACAAggagataaaaaaataatcaaacaatataaaattcAACACGtgatatgttttttctttatcattGTGTTGGATTATGTAAGATTTTCTACCCTAAATATACTGATTACTCACACTTTATATAAAGTATTCATAGAGACAAATTGACTGTACCTACTAGGTAAAGTAAAGATAAAAGATTAACTTGTTGTTACGCTGTTTAGTTTTTTCAGCAACCAACGAATTCTAAGTAATTTTAACTAAGGACACCAAAATTTCTTTGCGCTTAGAAATGTTCAACGCACCAGTCTGCTGCTAACTAAACGTTTAATATACTATGTGTAACAAACAGACATATCAAACCACAGTCGACTCAATCCAAAAGACGATCAAATAAAACTAACATAATCTAGAGAGTATTTAGTATCGATTATTAAATCGATTGAACGTGCaaatagtgaaataaaaagataaaataagaCAAGCATAAACCCATTGACATTACCAAACATGAGAATCTTTCATATATAAAGTTATGTAACTCTttgatttcaattttgtttctgGATATTCGATTCTGCTCATTTGAAATCtaatatgtgatattattaaATAACCCCTATCTGGTATACGACCGACGAGACACAAGGGTCTTTGTGTCTCTATTGGATGTAGTAAGACaatacgttatatatatataacactggAGGGTATAGTATACCTACACAATGATTGCTAAAATATCTGGCCCAATTTGCTTTAAGCATAATAACACCGGGCGAGATAAGTAAAATATCGGATTGCCGACATTGAAGACGTATCTTTAACTGAATAAACCTATCTCTGTATTTACAGATCCGTTTACAAGTTTGTGTAATCTACCATGAAAACATATTACAACGAGATTGTGAAGTTATCCCAAGACTTAAACATCATACACAGACATATTATTCCATATTCTGACCGTTGAGCCAAatcatgttttaaatatatttaaaaacattacaCCCGCTTCACAATGATATTGTAGCGAGATTCTGGTTTAGAGACTTAACTATTTTGGTTCGAGGTTATCATCCAAAATGGCTACGTTTGTGCTTGACCACCAGTATAATACGGACAAAGTGATCCCTATCGGGACTAGCATGATGGAATTATTCCCACATTCTACTCTAATCGCATACCGAGACGAGACAACAATCAAAGTAAGTACACCGAGTTACAGTACTGTTGCCATCTGAGGGTGATTAAACTTATTTGATTATGTGTGAcactaattttttttaaataattgtttcTGCAGTCGCCGTTGTCATCTTCcatttatatataacttataaatgAGCGATGCACATCATATAAGGCAATTTTGGGGTCAAAACATGACATCAACATGTCACGAACTGCACCAATCTTATTTCATATTGCGGTTAAACTCTACATTGTGACACATTTATAAGCTTGATCTGAATATAAAGCTCACCATTAATACATTTTGCATCTTACAATAGCAGATGATGCCAATGTATAGACAAACGTTGAAAAGAATTTCATATTCACGAAAGGATTCCACGATCAACGTCAACTGTGTTATTTTTTAGAACAACGTATCAAAAATGTTTGGTTGCTGACAAAATATAGTGGTGGTGTGCTGCCAGTGATTGATGCAGGGTTTAGAATGTCCAACTTTAGTTACCAGAACCTTCACCTGTCACGTGATCTACACGAAccagaaaaacaaaaaataaagaattgaCACAGTCCCAGAGATATTTAGACCTAACTTCGTTATTACGTACCTCTTGGTCGCCGAATGCATAACCCGGTTCAGTAGAGTTAGGCCTGTCTTCGATGTCGTCTGCGTTGTTTCCTGGTCTAGGATTGGGCCAGCTGATGCCCAGAGATGTGTTAGGACGAGGGGGAGGAGGATGGGGCACTTTATCTTTGGTAGGAGATTTGGTTTCTGGTTCTGGCCAACAGATCCAGTGGTAGTCCTGCCGTGGGTCGGGGGTTTTGGAGCGTGGTTCTTTGGGTGGAGAGGGTATCGGAGTAGCGCCTGAGCgaatattttctgaaatatataaaaacaccaatCCATTAATAAATTTAAGACACTGCTATAAGGATTAAGATAACAGCCCTTCGTCAGACCTATAGTACATCGATGTGCTAAATTTATCCACagatattgtacatgtaccgcgttttatatataatgaaaacgTATGTACCAGTCGTTTGGCGAGGCTCTGAACTTTAGGGGACAGCCTCGAACAATTACCTCCAAATACGTTCCCTTATGACTGGTAATGCCAGTAGATATCAGTAACTACTAGTTACTGCATAGCAAGAAACAGCATGTTTCCAGACTGTATTGTTTAGGTTACATTATTGCAAACGAAATCTATATCTGAACCCTTACAccacaaaaacaagaaaaacctGTTGTTCAATACACTCGTCTGGAACAGGtagaatatgatattttatacattgtattgtaaaaGTCGACAACAAATGACAAATGATACAATATTATCAGACACGGATTGAAGGGGATAAATCTTTACTCTTTTGAATGAACCAACACGTGTTTGAGTTTGGATTATAAATGTTTCAATATTAACACTGTCTGTATGATAAAGCCTTAAAAGCATAGCCATATGTTTTCAGCCTGAATAGACATTATCACGCCTGGAGATTCCATACAAGGGGCTTAATCAGCGGGGCCTTATCTCTCCGAGTCCCTAGCACTTATAGGGCAAAGAACATAGATAAGTATCCTTGGTTTCTCTACACATGTAGAAATACACAAGGCCACAAAATTAAGATAACCATACTGTATGCATAACACTAGTGTAAATTTTGCAAACGTTAAATCGCCGTTATTAACAGGAGtcaaaatgtttgtgattttaaaTCAAAAAGGAGAAAAACATAAATTATAGCGGTTTTACATCTTCGTAATTTGTCTATAATAGTACTGTATAATTCAACCTTTTCTCAAAATTTAGTAAAACCATTTTCGCAATCATGGCAATCTGCTGCAAAATTGCGAAAACATTATCTCTCTGACAATAACTAGTTGTACGGTATATACATTCTACAATTTCATCAAATATGACAACTGAATTTTGACCTCTAAAAAGTGAAATTAGGGAATCGAACCCCGGTCGCATTGATACATTACAAGTGTGAACTACTTGAGCTGAATCCTAAGGGTCTAGTAAAATGAATCTACATCATGATCATGACTATACCGTACATACATTTTTAATCATTCTAACCTTATAGCATTTATACTTACGTATCAACTTGATCTGTTCAACATTTAGATGCATTATTGAAACATTCTCTTAATTTTACTTAGaagaaaaacatttgttttaatgaaCACATATTTTGcatgtatgtttataaatattggACTAAAGAATTTGTTCGTGCAGATTATATCTGTTGTCTATACAtgatcatatatttatataggtaTTATGAATAATAAAAAGGTCCCGCATTACCCGATATCAATATACACgcttataatatatcaaattacaCACAACCATCCGACGGAGACAATGGTCCGCCAGATGGCGTTTGTAGGTATATATTTTatggaatatcatatttcataacTATAAAACAATATGTGTTAGCGCAGTAATAATGATTTCCTAACGTCACACTAATACGAAAACTACAATAGTAAAACTTTATCATCgatattgaaagaaaaaataacttatTAACAGTACAAATTGCTCAAAATATGAATATCAATTACATATTTCATTGTGtctgttaatatttttttcctatatCATAAAATGACAGAATGACATAATTATATTTCGCCGATCAATATCACAAGACATTCAAATGGCGTCCAGACATTAAAGACTCACCAAAGACCATGATTACTATAAAAACTGAATTAATTTCTGTAGAAATTaagaaagatattttaaaaccctattgaaataaaaaaatattttgttcaacAGCCATACCTGCCTTCACCAAAGGTCTGTTACTGTACTATCCCAGACAGGTTGGCCCTGGTAACGACTTTAGCCTTAAAAGGTTGGCTTGTCAGGGAGAGAGTTTGAACGGCTTGGATTAAAAGTTCAAATCTGATGCGATATGTATGAATAAAAACTTCTAAAACGTTGGCGCGCAACTCCTGTTGGGCCAAGCACCGATAAATGTAATGAATTTACCGCTTTAATGCTCCTACATGATttgaaattttatgtaaatccAAAAGCTTGCTTTTAATCATTTGAAGTCTTGTATAGGGTATTGAGAGCTAATCGGTTTAGTGTGAACATGTGCACCTACTAATTTATATATGATAGTTGTCCGTTTTATAAACCATTTGTTGGTGACAGACGGGACCTATACATCACGCATTTAGAAAAATCAACACATGCCATAAATCCTACCACTTCTATTGTTATCCGCTTTTGGGTAATAGACTGACTGAAaggatttttattgttttgcttatatatctatatactataAAACTTATTCGATCAAACGTTGAATAAAGATCTCTGAAAAATCTATCATAGTACCCTTGAATAATGTCTTTCGTTGGAATTGTGTGTTTCAGTATCAAATCAAAACAGTTTTACAAAGAACATCCTCTGCGCATGAAATCATGTAAAATCCTTTTAACAATGAAATGCAGATTTAAGGATCGAATTTCttcattgttgtgtaactcaaaatcgAAGCtatgttttgttgatttaaatCAAATCGCTAACAGAAATTTTTTAGAATTCTAATCAAATTTTAGGTGTTCTACCCATGAGGTCTAGGCTGGACGTTAAGAAGTAACGGTAATGTAGTAAGACTTAACAATGGTTGTTTAAATACCGGATTATGTATGAATAATAATAGTTTATACCCGCTGACCTTGTCTACATGGTTTCTGTAGTATTAGGGTGTATAGGGTGGCGTATACATTACATATAGactacataaatatacatgtatatagatacaaCCTAGACAAATAATACTCACAATAGGAAATACTACTATGGTGACTTTTTCAGATACAGAAATTTCAGTTAGAGAGTAAAATGAGTGGTTAAATGCTCAGAAAACGACACAATATGtgttacagaatgtatataCCCAATTATTTTGagatatgaatttattttttttagatatctCACTAATACTGGTTGTTTTTGCTTTCTATCATTttaatacatatcaaaattaattccaggcaaaaaaaatatctgtaataaaaaaagatataagCTGCACtaattcaagattttttttttaaagtttttgtcTGTGATAGTGTGCTTATAATGATAAagaaatattgttatatatccGGAGCCTTcattgtataaataattaccATGGATACATATTGCATCACGTTGATATCATGGGAACTCCCATATCATTTAATAATGCGATGGAAACAGAAAAAGATCAACATGTTAATCGTTGTCAAAAAGAATATTGTCACTCGATTTAGAACGAGTTTGGCATTGCAATTTTGTTCCAAGACGATTACGATAACGTGTTGTGTCCACAATATCCATTTTCTTTACCATATTCGGCATTCATCAGAAATTAGATAATATAAAGTTTTAAACCATTCTAATAccaattaatatttatatatgaaaaacattaTTGTTGTAATTACGAGACAATTATCTCAATATTTTACGCTAGCTTATATTGTTACTACGAGATAATTTTCTCGTAATTAcgagaatattttttttcagttttt is a genomic window of Argopecten irradians isolate NY chromosome 10, Ai_NY, whole genome shotgun sequence containing:
- the LOC138333927 gene encoding uncharacterized protein, producing the protein MPPSNEKMWSTNYMDTYNKRKPARKSYKYRKPLVVPKETELVMSYLDQRPKTSHEPVRINSSDQRPKSSHEPYKITPADQQEAINAYFANMSLQDAGFPSSSIPQFLDPSGEWSSDPNFMDPSHHYMYNILNAADALHARTEELQNQKQNQETSELVENIRSGATPIPSPPKEPRSKTPDPRQDYHWICWPEPETKSPTKDKVPHPPPPRPNTSLGISWPNPRPGNNADDIEDRPNSTEPGYAFGDQEEITRGPPMTFVPELQSWINAASDYDKAFIYRMMALNGTLPMIPPQHMRPRRETTYTFGQTKLPMSTQTYLPNPYAQRWVPGGGNMSPRALPSLPQMHRSYSDLDDLSAARRYLRQPISKSQDYVHEHSMFMTTQPLCRGHFIIHPDWVSERLPKRKVTPFKKNRPTMRYGSNK